The Cellulosilyticum sp. I15G10I2 nucleotide sequence AGACGGAATCAATTTATAAAGCACCTGTTTTAGTACCGGCTGAGGGTATTGCAAATTGGGGACTTTACTATTACTGTAAAAGTTGTTCTGTGCATCTGACTTTTAATAGAGCAGACAGATTTCATCATGTATGCCCTGAGTGTGGGGCTGTTTATGAAGGAGAACCCTTTGACAGCACTTGGTGGAACTTTGTCAATACTGAAAACTATAAGGTCGCTTATACTATGGGGCTTATGTATCTCTTAAGCGAAGACAAAAGCTACGCCAGAAAAGTTATTGAGATACTAACGGCCTATGCCAAATATTATATAGACTACCAGATCCATGGAGATATTCCGTATAATGGACCGGGAAAGGCAGAGGCACAGACGTTAAATGAAGCTATCTTTATTAGAAATCTGGCTTTAGCCTATGACTTAGTTGAAGAATGCATGACAAGCGAAGAAAAGGAATTAATAAAGGACAGACTGCTTATACCAGGAGCGGAGTTTTTAAGAGAGCACCGCCACAATCAAATTCATAACCATGAAGTTATTACTAATTCTGCAATAGCTGTAGTGGGGGTACTTTATCAGCGTGACGATCTTATTACATTTGCTTTATATGAAAAATATGGTTTGTTATATCAACTGGAGCATGGCATATTAGAAGATAAAGTGTGGTTTGAATGTAGCTTTGGCTATCATTTTTATGCGCTGCTTAGTTTTCTTAGCTTTGAAAAATTTGCACTTAACACTTCTTATAGCACTATTAATCACCCCCATTATCAAGGGATGCTAGAAGCTGTATTCAACTTTTTGCAGCCGGATTTTTCGCTGCCACTGCTTAATGATACCAACTACGGGCATAGTTCGCTTAAACACAATTATTTATTTGAATTTGTTTACACGCACACAAGATCACCGCAGATTTTAAAGTTATTAAATGAAATCTACAAAGAGCAAGAGCGAAAAAACTTAGAAGCCTTTTTTTATGGGGTAGATGATCTACCAAAATCGGAACCTATAGAACTTAGATCGTATCATTCCGACAAAGGGTCTGGACATACTGTCTTAAGAGGAGATGACAATAGGTATTTATTATTTCGGCATGGTGCATATGGCGGAGAACATGATCATTATGACAGGCTCGGTATTTCTTATCTTGCACATGGAGAACGTATCGCGCCGGATATAGGAACCACAGGTTATGGCGCACCGCTTCACTATGATTACTATAAAAACACAGGTACTCATAATACCGTTGTCATCAATGAAGAAAACCAAATGCCTGCTGAAGGAAAGGTACTGCGCTTTGAAAAGGTGGGAAATATAACTTATATAGAAGCTGAAGTTGACTTTAAAAAGCCTTATGTGATGCCGGACAGCTTTACGATTGTACAGTGGGATGAGAAAAGTTATAAAAATGTGCGTATGGTTAGAAAAATAGCTTGGGCGGATACCTATATGGCGGACTTATTTATTGTGGAAGGGGTAGATGATTATTCTATTGATTGGTGTATGCACTTTTGTGGAATGAAATCAAGCCAACATGCGGATGAAAAGAAGATCCACCGTTTTTCTGATAAAAAGCCTTTCAAATATTTACATGATGTTACCCGGTTAGAGCCTATAGAACAAGTGAAAACAAGCTATAGGATTGGCGGGGCTAATCTTAATTTATTTACCTATCTTAAAGGTGGGGCAATTTACTATGGAGAAGGCCCAGATAACCCTTCTTTAAAAGATATGTCTTATGTTATACAGAGAATAGAGGGAAATAGTGCTGTATTTTTCAACATCATTGAATCTTATCAGGATCATGAAACTCTCTTAAACGTAGAGTTTAAAACAAGTGATGACAAAATAGAGGCAATTATTTATAAAAAAGATACAGTAGAAAAGGTGGTATTTGAGTTATAATGGTACAAGGTAATGAGATAGAGGAGGGAAGGGTATGATTTTCAAATCAGAAGTTATATATGAATATGACAACAAAAAAGTAAGAGAATACGTGATGTCAAATGACAGGATAGAGGTTCGAGTGATTAACATTGGAGCTAGCCTAAGGGGTATCTATGTGCCGGATAAAAACGGTAAGATGGAGAATGTTGTTTTAGCCCATCAAAATGTCGCGGAGTATTTAAAAGGATCGCCTTACTTTGGATCAATCGTTGGAAGAAGTGCAGGGAGAATTGCATTTGGTCAATGTGAACTCGGTGATCAACCTGTTCAATTAACGATTAATTCAGATGTGAACCATATTCATGGAGGTTTTCAAAATCTAGGGGTTTCCTATTGGGATATTGAGATGTTTGAAGACGAGAATGAAGCTGTCATTAGCTGTACTTGCAGCCAAGAAGATGGACATGAAGGCTATCCGGGAAATGCAGATTTCAAGGTTTTTTATCGTCTCAAAGATAATAGTTTAACGCTTGAATATGAGGGTGTGTGTGACAAACAGACTATTATGAATTTGACTAATCATGCTGCTTTTAATCTTAGCGGAGACTGCAAAGCAACTATTGAAGATCATGATTTAAAGATAGCATCAGAGTATGTTATGGAAGTAGATGCAAAGAAAAATGTTACGGGCAATCAACTAGCAGTTGAGCATACAGCTTTTGACTTTAGGTCTTTGGCTAAAATTGACAGCCGTTTAAAGAAAGGGCATCCGCAATTTGAAATTACAGGGGGGATTGATCATGCCTTTGTTTTACAGGATCCAAAGGAAATTGAGCTGATTGATGAAGTCTCTGGGCGAAAGATCAATCTCACGACCGATCAGGCATGCGTGGTGTGCTATACAACTAACTGGCTTGGTCAGCAAGTAACTTTGCAAAGTGGTCAACCAGCATGTAAACATA carries:
- a CDS encoding heparinase II/III domain-containing protein, which codes for MIQFSKQETGRLRQKAIKQPYIIQVLKEQTESIYKAPVLVPAEGIANWGLYYYCKSCSVHLTFNRADRFHHVCPECGAVYEGEPFDSTWWNFVNTENYKVAYTMGLMYLLSEDKSYARKVIEILTAYAKYYIDYQIHGDIPYNGPGKAEAQTLNEAIFIRNLALAYDLVEECMTSEEKELIKDRLLIPGAEFLREHRHNQIHNHEVITNSAIAVVGVLYQRDDLITFALYEKYGLLYQLEHGILEDKVWFECSFGYHFYALLSFLSFEKFALNTSYSTINHPHYQGMLEAVFNFLQPDFSLPLLNDTNYGHSSLKHNYLFEFVYTHTRSPQILKLLNEIYKEQERKNLEAFFYGVDDLPKSEPIELRSYHSDKGSGHTVLRGDDNRYLLFRHGAYGGEHDHYDRLGISYLAHGERIAPDIGTTGYGAPLHYDYYKNTGTHNTVVINEENQMPAEGKVLRFEKVGNITYIEAEVDFKKPYVMPDSFTIVQWDEKSYKNVRMVRKIAWADTYMADLFIVEGVDDYSIDWCMHFCGMKSSQHADEKKIHRFSDKKPFKYLHDVTRLEPIEQVKTSYRIGGANLNLFTYLKGGAIYYGEGPDNPSLKDMSYVIQRIEGNSAVFFNIIESYQDHETLLNVEFKTSDDKIEAIIYKKDTVEKVVFEL
- a CDS encoding aldose epimerase family protein; this encodes MIFKSEVIYEYDNKKVREYVMSNDRIEVRVINIGASLRGIYVPDKNGKMENVVLAHQNVAEYLKGSPYFGSIVGRSAGRIAFGQCELGDQPVQLTINSDVNHIHGGFQNLGVSYWDIEMFEDENEAVISCTCSQEDGHEGYPGNADFKVFYRLKDNSLTLEYEGVCDKQTIMNLTNHAAFNLSGDCKATIEDHDLKIASEYVMEVDAKKNVTGNQLAVEHTAFDFRSLAKIDSRLKKGHPQFEITGGIDHAFVLQDPKEIELIDEVSGRKINLTTDQACVVCYTTNWLGQQVTLQSGQPACKHMGICLETQDFPNGVNLKDYKVNQVFNAGEKYYSKTQLDFSVVNHK